The genomic DNA CGCGCGTGTCGAGCAGCGCCGCCGCCAGCCCCGCCTTGTCGCCGAACCGGCGGAACAGCGTGCCCTTGCCGACGCCGGCGGCCGCGGCCACCTGGTCCATGGACACCGCCTCGACGCCGTGCTCGGCGAACAGCCGGGCGGCGGCCTCCAGCACGGCGGCCCGGTTGCGGGAGGCGTCCGCCCGCTCCTTGACGGGCGGGGTGCGCAGCAGTTCCAGCGGGATTGCAGAACCGGACCGCAGTCCGCTATTGTCCTGAGCCATAGCCGGACTATAGTCCGATTCTTTGGAGGGAACGACATGAACGCACGCATCACCCGCGAGGAGCTCAGGTCGGCGATCGACGCGGGCACGGTGACCGTCGTCGACGCGCTGGGCGGCGAGTACCACGCCCAGCGACACCTGCCGGGCGCCGTCCCGCTCGCCCCGGCGGAGGTGGACGCCCGCGCGGCCGACCTGCTGCCGGACCGCGACGCCGCCATCGTCACCTACTGCTCCAACCCGGCCTGCCCCAACAGCGGCCAGGTGGCCGGCCGGCTCACCGCTCTCGGCTACACGAACGTCCGCACCTACAAGGAGGGCATCCAGGACTGGGTGGAGGCCGGCCTGCCCACCGAGTCCGCCTGAGCCACCAGGCGGTCGAGCATCGCACCGTGGCGCAGACGGGCGGACCGCCCGGCCCGTGGAGGGTGAACCGGGCGGTCCGCGGGCCCGGCGAGGTGAGGAGGGGGGCGCCGGGCGGTCCTGGTACGTACCGCTGCGGTACCAGGATGCGGGCGAGGCGCACAGGAAACGTCCAGAAGCCGCGCACGGGCGCCCGGTCAGTCCTCCTGGAGGGTGACGGTGCCGGCGGCGCCGTCCACGGTGATGAGGTCCCCGGTGCCGATGCGGTGGGTGGCGTCGGCGACGCCGACCACGGCCGGGATGCCGTACTCACGGGCGACGACCGCGCCGTGCGACATCGCGCCGCCCATCTCCATCACCAGCCCGCCGGCGGTGAGGAAGAGCGGGGTCCAGCCGGGGTCGGTGGACGGGCAGACCAGGATCTCGCCGGGCTCCAGGTGGGCGCCGACCGGGTCGAGCACCACCCTGGCCGGGCCGGTGACGGTCCCCGCCGAGGCCGCGCTCCCGCTCAGGGAGCCGGGGTCGGCGGTGGTCGCGGCCTGGGCCTCCGGTTCGGTGCCGTCGGACAGCATGACCCGGGGGACGTGCCTGCGGCGCGCCTCCCGCTCGTGGCTCGCCCGCCGCTCGGCGACCAGC from Nonomuraea muscovyensis includes the following:
- a CDS encoding rhodanese-like domain-containing protein; this encodes MNARITREELRSAIDAGTVTVVDALGGEYHAQRHLPGAVPLAPAEVDARAADLLPDRDAAIVTYCSNPACPNSGQVAGRLTALGYTNVRTYKEGIQDWVEAGLPTESA